TCGACACCGGAGTCGACCCGGAAGCACCGGGCATGCAGGTCACGAGCACGGGGGAGCGCAAGTTGCTCAATCTCTATGATGCATCCGGCGCTGGCGATGTGGACACCCGCACCCAGGTGCAGGCAAACGACCAGGGTCAGCTGACGGGCTTGACCGGACGCACACTCACCCTTCCTGAACAGCTCCATCAATCGGAGCAAACCTTCCACATCGGCGTCAAATACGGAAAGGAGCTGTTTCGTTCTGCGGTTTGGCAACGCTTGATGGCCTATCGGGTCGAACACATGCACCAGCGGGCACAGCAGCAGCGCGCAAGCTTTCTGCGAAACCAGCCCGCAACTCCAGAGGTAGGGACGGGGCCGGATGCCCTCGAATCTCAGGCTCTCGCCAGTGAGTTCGACCACTACGTGGATTCCCTCGCCAAGCTCGACAAGGGGCCATTCTACGATTGCGTCCTGTGGCAGGATGGCGAGCAATGGCAGGTCATCGTGGACACCGATGAAGACGGAGATTTGCGCGACGAGATGGTTCTGCGTCCGTTCGGAATTGCCGGAGAGTGGGCACAGTTTCCCGATCCCGTTGCCGTGAATTTTGCAGTGCAGGTGTTCGAGTCGGGCAATCGCCTTTCCATCGTCACGACTTCAGGTTCGCACGGCACCCACGTGGCATCAATTGCCGCCGCTCATCACCCTGACAATCCCGCGTTCGATGGCATTGCACCTGGTGCCAAAATCCTCTCGATCCGCATGGGGGATGTTCGCATCGGAGGTTCATCGACCTACATGGGAGAAAGCCTCGCGGTTGCAATCGCAGCGCAGTATCAGGTCGACATCATGAACGCCAGCTGGGGTGGACAGAGTTTTCACCAGGATGGAAGCTCATGGGGAGTCAAACTCTACGATCTTCTGGCCCGCAAATACGGTGTTACCGCCTTCGTATCGGCAGGCAACGATGGCCCCGCACTGTCGACGCTCGGATCACCCGGAGGGGAAGCTCAGCAAGTCATTGGAGTGGGTGCCCATGTCTCCCCCGAAATGGGAAAACTGCTCTATGGCGTGATCGGAGAAACTCGCTCGACCCCGTTCATGTTCAGCTCGCGGGGTCCTGCACGCAACGGAGACATGGGAGTCGACATTCTGGCCCCTGGTGCCGCCATCGCTGCACTGGGACGGGACAGTCTGGAAAGTCATTCCCTCTACAACGGCACATCCATGGCCGCCCCGTCAGCTGCAGGTGTCGGAGCGCTGCTCATCAGTGCCGCGAAGCAGGAGGGCTTGCGCACCAGTCCTGCCCGCCTGAGATACGCCCTGATGAACTCGGCGCAAATGCTCGACTCCGAACCCCCGTTTGCCCAGGGCGCGGGTTTGATCCATGCCACTGGCGCATGGCAGCACCTGCGTTCCCATCAGGCAATCGATGCACTCGATCTCAATTATCAGATCGAGGTCAGTGGAAACGCCTATGCCGATGGCCCCGGTGTCTACCTGCGCTCAGATGCATCCCGCTTTTCAGGCAGGCGCAGTGTGCGCATGAACCTGCAACCTGCGTTCCCGGATTCCCTCGATACTTCCAGCCAATACGCACTGAACCTTTTTCTGAAAGCCCGCACGGCTCCTTCCTGGCTGAACTTTCCCGAGGGCATGCAGCTCACCAATGGAGGCAAGGTCATCCGGCCTCAGATCGATTTTGATCTGCTCAATCAGCAGGTCGGACCCTCCGGTGCAGTTCACCATCACACCCTCGAACTGGAACTCGCTGACGCACCCGATGCCGGTCCGCTCATCCGCATCCCTTTTACGGTGGTGCAAAGCGCTCCAGTTGCCGCCCAGCGCATTTTTCCTGAGCAAAGCTTTTCGCTCGAAAGCTCCAGATCCCATACACGCTTCCTCACTCCACCCGACGGAGTCCGTCAACTCTCGTTGACCGTCACTCGCACTTCCGAACCCGGTGTCGAAAAACTGTTTGTCATGCACGCGTTGAGTCTGGTCGCCCATGAGGATATCGAGCACTTCGAAAATCGCGAATATTTCACGCTCAAACCCGGTGACACCCAAACCTTTGAGATACCGGTGCGCCCAGGTCTCCCACTCGAACTGACACTGCATCAAGTCTGGTCCTATGACGAATCCACCTCGCTGCAGTGGAGCGGGCAATGGCGATCTGCAATCACCGAACCGCAGTCGCTGGTCCTGCTCGACAATGGCAGCCCCAGCCGCGTCATGCTCGAATCACGCTTTGACAGCCGTTTTGATCTGGAGGCGTCCATCGACCGCGCTGCCTTCAGCCTGGTGCCGGAAAGCACGCGCATTTCCCCCTTTGACCGCCGGGGCACTCGTCCGGGTGGCGAACGGGATGCGGACGAACAACCCAGCTTTCAACTGGAACAGGTCGCCTTCCTGTCGCTCGATGCACCCCTCGAAGTCGAATTCCAAGTGGTTCAGTTCGCCACCGAGTTTGAGGCCGGAGGAGGAATCATTACAGTCTATGATGAAGAGGGCTTTCCAGTCGGCACCGATTTGGCTCCCAGTGATCCCGAGGAAAAACTCAAACTTCCCAAGGGCAAAAACCGTCTGGTCCGTCAATTCATTTCACCGGACATCGAGGTCTTGGAACGGCTCAAACCCCTGCCTTTTGTCTTCACAGCTCCCATCGAGAAGCAGAGCGTTGCGCTGTCCGTAGGACTTTCAGGCTACAGTGGCGGTCGAACTCACAATTCCGTTTCCCTGAAACCGGATCGCAGCGAGTGGCTTGTGATGCGCTTGCCCGACCCCCTCAAATCCGACAAACTTCCCGCAGCATTGAATCACTATCTGGGAACCCTGACGATCAAGGAGGGGGACGTCTCCGTGAATTCCATCGAACTGGTCGCACTGCGCGCTGACTCAGCAACACCCTCGAAGTCTGAGTCCACATCATCGACCCCCTCCACAGCCGAAACCCTCAAACAGGCAGTTTACGACCAACAACTTGCGTTCCTGAAGGAAAGCCGAAAGGATTTCTCAGCCGCCATTCAGTCTGAGCGCAATTCCCTGCTCAAAGAACTTTCACGGAACTCCACTGATCCGCGCATTTGGTTGGAGGAGGTTTACAGTTTGGCAATCGACGCAGAACTCATCGATCCCTGGTTTGCCGGTGCAGATTCCCACGAGTTCACCCATACTCCGGTATCCCCTCCGGCAAACAAGCTGCGCACCTTTCAACGTCGCATCGAACAGCTGATCCAAGACTGTGAACCCGCGAAAGTTGCGGAATACCTTGGTGCCAAACCCGTGATTGATGACCCTGACTCTGTGCTTGGCAAAGCAGAAGCCGAACGCCTAAAACAATTTCAGAACCTGAGCCATTATCTCAGGGAAGCTCAGCTGATTGCCACACAGGCTTCGCTCAAACTGGGGGATCCTTCACAGGCTCGCAGTGCCTGGAATGAAAGCAGGCGCTGGAATCATGGTGAGTCCAAAACACTCGACAATCTGGCATCCAGACTGGAAATCCTGCTGCTCTGGAAAGAGGGATACCCAGCACGGGCACACGAGCGCTTGCGTCCCCTTCTCGAACAAAGCGCAAGCGATGCATTGCTGGAAAGCTGGCAGCATGCAATCCAGGAGAAACTCGGATGGACGCTCGCCAGTGATCTCGAATCCCTCTACGATCAAATCTCCACTGAGCACCTTGATCCTGCCTGACTGGAGGTGTCACGAACGCGCCTTCAGCGTCGTGCGAACCAGGTAAACCATGATCGCCGCCATCGCGATGATGGCCAGGCTCGAGGCGTGGGACCACACCCCAGGGAAGATGGAGGGAACAAGCACTGCCACAATCGCGATCACCACACCTGTCAGTGCTTCACCTGTGATGAGTCCCGAAGCCAGCAATAATCCCCGGTTTTCAACCTGCTGGGCTTCGCCTTCCTGGGTGTAGGCAACACGGGACTTGACCCAGTGCATCAGCCAGCCTCCGATAAAAATAGGCACACTGAGATTGAGTGGCAGATAGATGCCTACGGCGACCGCAAGCACCGGAAAGCGGAAACTGCGACCCCGAATGCGCTGCCACTGATCGAGCAGGATCAGTCCCACTGCCAGCAAACACCCCAGTGCAATGTAATTCCAGTTAATGCCAGCACCAAAAATGCCAGTGGAAATGTCCTTCATCAAGCTGGCCTGAGGGGCGGCCAGAAATGGCGCACCTTCCCGAACCGCACGGCCAATGCCATGACCCTTGTCCAGAATTTCGAGTGTAAGCGGAATCACCAGTGCGGACGCCACCACTCCCACCACCTGAAACACCTGCTGCACCCACGGGGTTGCCCCCAGGATTTGCCCGCATTTGAGGTCCTGCATGTTGTCACCGGCAATCGATGCAGCCGAACATATGAATCCGGCGAGGTACATCACCGCCATGGGTCCCACGATGGCCAAGGGGCCTTCATTGCCCATGACTTTGAACAGAATGACCGACGCCACCACCACTGTGGCAATGGTCACTCCCGAAATCGGGCTGTTCGAACTACCCACCAATCCCGCGATGTAGCCCGCAACCGCGCTGAAAACAAATCCGAAAAATGCCATGAGCGCCGTCATCAACCCCGCTACCCAGAGTTTTCCATCGTAGTCCTGTAATGCCCAGAGAAAGATGAAATAAGTCGGAACCATCGACAACAGGCTGAACCACAGAACCACAGGCATGGGTGTGTCGCGCTCGGTTCGCTCCATGCGTGCACCCCCACTGCGTTCCTCGCGATGGGCACGAAAGCTGCCTGCAATGCCCAGCCAGACGGGTTTGATCAGGATCAACAGCGACCAAAGTCCTCCCACAAGCATCGCACCCACTCCGATGCGGCGGCAGTCCTGCCAGGAGGCTTCGGCAAGCAGCATCCAGGCATCGGCGTCTAGGCTGCTCCAGGCAACACCCGCCGAAAATCCATTCTCCAGCAACAGTCGGTCCGCGTTCCACATCCAGTTGAGCGGTACGCCAATCAATGTGCCAATGGCACCCCCTATGAAGATCATTGAGGCGATGTTCGATCCCACGATGTATCCAATCGCGATCAGTGCCGGACTCATGGTGATGCCTCCCATCAATAACAGCTTTCCACCGGCAACGGCCTGAACAGCCCCCACGTCTGCTGCAATCACACGAAAGCCCGACTCCAGCACCTTGAATATCGCACCGATGGAACAGCTCTGCACCAGCCATTTGAAACCGGTATCACGGGGTTCATCCTCGTCCCCTCCCCGTGAGATGCCTCCGGTCTTCAAGACCTCCGCCGTCGCTACACCCTCTGGAAAAATCAGATCGGACTCCACGATCAGTGCGCGTCGCAGTGGAATCGTAAATGCCACTCCCAGCAATCCACCAATGAGCGATATGGCGACAATCGGCAGGTATTCATAGCCCTGCCAGGCTCCCATCATGACGAGCGCCGGAATGGTGAAGATCACACCCGCCACCAGGGATTCTCCCGCAGAGGCCGAAGTCTGCACCAGATTCGCCTCCAGGATGTTGGATTTCCGGAACAGGCGAAAAACTCCCATCGCCGCTGCTGCAGCCGGAATCGAAGCCGACACGGTCATGCCAACCAATAGCCCGATGTATGCATTCGCCGCCGCCAGAATCATCGAAAGCAGCATGCCAAGGATGAGTGCCTTGAGCGTGAACGAGGGCATCGAAACATGACCCGGAATCAGGGGTTGAAGGGGCGCGCGCGGATGACTCATCGTGGTGGCTCGGTTCGCAAGTTTCAGGAAATTCAGGCGGATGTTTCGCGAAAACGCTCAAGAATCGAGCGCACATACGGTGCGGGTTCCCGAAGGTTTTCCGCAGTCGGTTCGAGTGTGTGGTGTCCCCAGTCCTCATGAAAGAGGTGGAATGCGTTGCCATCAAAATGCGCGCCCATCGCGGTCTGACAGCCGCCCTCCATTTCAAAGAGCAGGCTTCGCTCCAGCGTAACGGCAAGGCGGGTTGCTTCACAGCACAGGGATTCCAGCCAGGCAAGATCCCCCACGCGCGTCTGCAGGGCGATCGCGCCCTGCCCCACTGCCGGAACCATGACTTTGAATGGCAAGGGTCGAAACTCCACCCCCTCCCATTCGTGAATCCCCAGGCGATTCAATCCGGCTGCCGCCAGGAAGGTAGCCTCAGTCGTGCCATTTGCCACTTTGTTCAGGCGTGTGTCGACGTTGCCCCGAATCTCACTCCACACCGCATTGGGACAAAAGGATTTGGCCTGCGCACGCCGACGCGGTGAACTCGTTGCAATCTCCCGCGGATATCCATCCGTCAGTCCCTTGCGCAGCACCCACACATCACGAGCATCCTCACGCGGGAGAAATCCCCGAATTTCCAGCCCCTCCGGCATGTCCGTGGGCAAGTCCTTCGAGCTGTGAACGGCGAGATCCGAATCCCCCTCCAGCAGGGCATCTTCAATTTCCTTGGTGAAAAGGCCCTTGCCTCCTTTTTCCGACAGCGACCAACTCTGCCGCTTGTCCCCCGATGTGGTGATGAGCACCTTCTCGCAGCGAACATCCGGACGAAGTGAGGTGATTGCCTGCATCACCAGATCGGCCTGGCGTTGAGCGAGTGGACTCTTGCGAGTCGCAATGCGAATCAAAGATTTCATGTAAGAAAAGGGGTGTCTGCCTCACGCAAACACCCCATGTCTATAAAACGAATTCCGTGCGGAGTTCAATCAACTGTAGGAAGCTTGTGCTCCCTTGATGTCCTTTTTCGGAACCCAGGGCATGAGCGCACGCAGACGCTGGCCGGTCTCTTCGATCAGGTGATTTTCCCCGTCTTCGAGCATCTTGTTGTAGTTCTTCAGCCCACCCTTGTATTCCTTGACCCACTCCTTGGTGAAGGTGCCGTCCTGGATTTCCTTGAGAATCTCCTTCATGGCCTTCTTGGAGTGTTTGTTGATCACGCGGTCACCGCGGGTGATATCTCCAAACTTCGCTGTTTCCGAGATGGAGAAGCGCATACCGGAGATACCCGATTCGACCATGAGGTCGACGATGAGCTTGAGTTCGTGCAAGCACTCAAAATAAGCCATCTCGGGCTGATATCCCGCCTCCACGAGGGTTTCAAATCCAGCCGTGACCAGCGCGGAAGCACCGCCGCAAAGTACAGCCTGTTCCCCAAAAAGGTCGGTTTCGGTTTCTTCCTTGAAAGTGGTTTCGATAACGCCTGCACGCGCGCCACCAATGCCCTTTGCCCAGCCCAGTGCGATATTCTTGGCATCACCGGTGGCATCCTGATAGACTGCAATGAGCGACGGAACGCCCTTGCCTTCCAGATACTGCGAACGCACCGTGTGGCCGGGACCCTTGGGCGCGGTCATGATGACGTTGATATCAGCGGATGGCTTGATCAGACCGTAGTGGATTGCAAGACCATGGGTAAACATGAGCGTCTTGCCCGCAGTCAGATGGGGAGCCACATCACGCTCGTAAATCTCAGCCTGCTTCATGTCGGGAACCGCAATCATGATCACATCAGCTGCTTTCACCGCATCTGCAGTTGCCAGCACCTTGAACCCATGCTGTTCAGCAACGGGTTTGGACTTGCTGCCTTCGTAAAGGCCGATGATCACATTGCAGCCGCTGTCCTTCAGGTTCAGCGCATGGGCATGGCCCTGTGAGCCGTAGCCAATGACTGCAAGCGTTTTTCCTTCAAGAAACTTCAAGTCAGCTTCTTTCTCAGTATATATTTTTGCGGGCATCTGTTATTCAGTTAGATGGTTCAGGAATCGGTTGACGCACTGACGCGCACCTCAGGCATCGGGAACGACTCCGCGACGCAGAGCCACCCGACCGGTGCGAGCCATTTCGAGAATACCGAAGGGTTTGATCAAATTCAGAAAAGCCGTGATTTTGGCTGCATTTCCAGTCACTTCGATGATGGCAGTATCTGTCGCCACATCAATGATCTTTGCGCGGAAGATGTCGCAGATCTGGATGACCTCGGAACGGGCTTCAGAGGGTGCCTGTACCCGCATGAGAATCAGCTCGCGGGAAACTGCCTCCGCTCCCTTGAAATCCTCCACTTCAATCACATTGATCAGCTTGTTGAGCTGTTTCAGCGCCTGATCGAGTGCGGCATCGTCACCAATGATCGTTGCAGTGATCCGGGAATATCCGTCGCGGTGCACGGGTCCTACATTCAGGGTGTCAATGTTGAAGCCACGTCCGCTGAAGAGGCTGGAAATCCGGGCCAAAACGCCGAACTTGTTCTCGACCAAAATGGAGATGGTATGTTTCGCGGTCATCGAATGGTGGTGGAAGGTCTCAAAAAGAATAACCGAGAATCATGCAATGTCTATCGGGTCAACGTTAAAATCGGAACGCAATGGCTTCCGGATCGTGGATCGCAGAATGGAAAGCGGGAATGCAGATTGCCCGAGTTGCGGAAAAGCCGAGCTGGATTGAATTTTGACTTGAAAAAGGATTTGCGGATCGTCATCTTCAACCTTTTTCCAAATTTCACCATGTCAAGAATCTGCGCAGTTACAGGAAAACGACCCCACACCGGTGGTAAAATCATCCACAAGGGTCAAAGCAAAAAGAGCGGCGGTATTGGACTTCAGCTTGTGAAGACCAACAAACGCGTGTTCCGCCCCAATCTTCAGCGGATCCGGGTGCGCCTGCCCAATGGCAGCGTCAAGCGCATGTGGGTATCGGTAAAGGCCATCAAGGCAGGTCTGGTTCAAAAGGCCTGAACCTCCGGTCACATTTGCCCGGAATACTGATTTTGAAAAATGCCGTCCTGAGTTCAGGATGGCATTTTTTGTGCCCGGATGCGGGGATTCCCGACAGGCAAAGATGAAAATCCGGAACATCCGACTTCCAGCAGACTGAAATCCTACGGGGCTGGAACGCTCTGCAGGCGCTGCCGAAGCGATTCCGCAGCAAGCCCGGTAAGGCGCAGGTAGTAGTCGCTGCCAGTACCTTCAAAAGTGGCAAATTTCCAGCGGTTGCTCACAGGCACATCGTCGGTGCATTTGAAGATGGCAGTTCCTTCGTCCACCTCGTCAAACATAGCCGCATAGAGCATGCGAGCACCTGAGTTGATGGCAGTGTCAATCAACATCCAATAGTGGTGTCCCTGCACACGCGGAATCGCATTGAGTTGCTGATGGGGACGATTTTCAAAAATGGAAAGATTGTACCAGCTCATGCCGGGATACACGACGGGCACATAGTCAAGTCCGCGCTGTTCACACCAGGCACGATCCTGGAGAATGTGCGTGTGATAGCGTTGCACTTCAGCGTGCAGAACCGAGGAAAAGCGCAGCACCATCCAGGGCATGACAATGTCTGCAGATTCGATCAGGCGGTGCAGATAGGGATCGGCGACACTGTCGGTGTGCAATTCGCGAAAATAGGTGGGCACCCCCAGCATGACACTGCAGCCCCCGTATTCCGGATCGTTTTTCAAAAAATCGATGAACGCTTCGAGTCGAATCTCCCGGATGTCATACGAACGGTCCGGAAACCCCACTCCCCAAATTGCGACAAGGGGTCCTCCCCGGTGATAGAGATAGGTCTGATCCTCTCCGCGGCTTGTCAGGCGCAGTTCATCCACGAGGCGCTTCCAATCCTCTATCAGGGTATCACAGTCATCCTGCCCCGGTCGCAGGCCGGATAAGTCATACATGATCGCAAATGCGCGTCCGTGCTTCTCCGCTGCCTGCACCACATTGCGCACCACTTTGTCGGGATCCGCATCAACCGCGCGGCCAGCTGCCGTGGGAAAAAATCGCTGCAGAAAAACGCCATCAATAGCGTATTCCCTCATCCATCGAAAATGGGTGTCGACCGTGGAGAAATCGTAAGAACTGAAAACCCGAGCAGCACTGCCGTCGACAAGGCGAAAATCGGTTTCATAGGTTTGACTGTACTCCGACACATCCGGCCAAAAATCCACCGTGCAGGCACTTGCCTCAGAAAACTGTCCGTGCGCCCCCCAATGCACCCATCCGCGTCCCGAACCATCTCCCGGAGCACGAAACCATGCCTGATATCCGGCCATCACCCTGCCCTCATAACTGGGAAAGGCAGAACCCTCACTGTGCCGGAGCTGTGCCTGGAGCACTCCCGATAGCAGGAGCAATGCAGCACCTGCAACCTTCCACCTGGCAACCTTACTCATGATCATCCTGCTCATGGGAAGCATATCATGCAGTTTTACGCACGGCGTCAAACCTGACGGAATCGTTTCCCCTTCATTCTTTCAGATGAAAATACAACTTTGGAGCATCAACATCTGCAGGAAAAAAATTGGCACTGACCGCACCCAGCGGACGGATGAGCAAGCCCTGCGTGGTCCCGTCAAGCAGTCGCTGCATCACCGGGCGGGACAAGGTGAGACGCAGATATTCCCGCTCATCGGTAGCAAGATCCACATCATAGGTCATCTGTTCATTGAAGACCTGCTCATAGGGTAGTCCTTGCGTAAGAGAATCATAGGTCACCGAATCACGCTTCCATCGGGGATCGGCATTGAGAATCTCAATCACGCGCAGCTTACCAAACTCAATTCCAAGATCCTCACCGTAGGCATCCACATATCTTCCTCCACTCGCATGGGAATGCAGGCGAAGCTCTAAGACCCCGAGAGATTCGACCAGTGGTGAAGTCAAGCGCGACACATCCCAACGCACCACAAGCCACTGTGCCCCATTTACACTCAAAAGTGGAAAAGTTCCATCGGGTCCACTCCAGTGCCAATCACTGAAGTTCACTTCGGGGAAATCCTGACGAATGAGAGCGCACTGCGAAGCAGACAATGATTGGGAAAATGAAGTCAACGGCGGCACTGGAGCGTGGTAGATCAGGGGTTCCCCTACATCGGGAGGCGTCTCACTCAACTTCACGACGTCAGCGCGATAGGAGTCGATGTCCACCTCATACTGTGCCCCTCCCCAATCGGTCACCCCCAGTTGAACATAGAGAGAATCTCCCGGCATGACATCCAGACCCCGCGTCGTGTAACTGATGGTGTGCCAGGTCTGGGCATCCGCGATATCAAATTCTGCCAAATGCTCGTGAAAATCAGTCGTGCGTTGGGTATTGATCATGAAATTGATCCTTCGGGGTGCATGACTGAGGCGAATCCGGGCTTGCACACGCAACTCATAGCCGGATTGCTGCAGTTGGGCAAGATCCACCTCTTCAGCGATATTTCGCTTAATGATACTCCACCAGACATTGTGGCGATCCTCCCGTGCATCAATGCCAATCCGGGCAAAACCATCGTGAGGAACAAATTCCATGCGGACTTCACCATCTCCAGTAAAGTAGAACCACGGCTCAACCTGACCCCGATCAAATTCATCGAGAAACTGGGCATGCAGGACCGAGTGAA
The Puniceicoccaceae bacterium DNA segment above includes these coding regions:
- the rpmB gene encoding 50S ribosomal protein L28; the protein is MSRICAVTGKRPHTGGKIIHKGQSKKSGGIGLQLVKTNKRVFRPNLQRIRVRLPNGSVKRMWVSVKAIKAGLVQKA
- the ilvN gene encoding acetolactate synthase small subunit — its product is MTAKHTISILVENKFGVLARISSLFSGRGFNIDTLNVGPVHRDGYSRITATIIGDDAALDQALKQLNKLINVIEVEDFKGAEAVSRELILMRVQAPSEARSEVIQICDIFRAKIIDVATDTAIIEVTGNAAKITAFLNLIKPFGILEMARTGRVALRRGVVPDA
- the ilvC gene encoding ketol-acid reductoisomerase, with the translated sequence MPAKIYTEKEADLKFLEGKTLAVIGYGSQGHAHALNLKDSGCNVIIGLYEGSKSKPVAEQHGFKVLATADAVKAADVIMIAVPDMKQAEIYERDVAPHLTAGKTLMFTHGLAIHYGLIKPSADINVIMTAPKGPGHTVRSQYLEGKGVPSLIAVYQDATGDAKNIALGWAKGIGGARAGVIETTFKEETETDLFGEQAVLCGGASALVTAGFETLVEAGYQPEMAYFECLHELKLIVDLMVESGISGMRFSISETAKFGDITRGDRVINKHSKKAMKEILKEIQDGTFTKEWVKEYKGGLKNYNKMLEDGENHLIEETGQRLRALMPWVPKKDIKGAQASYS
- a CDS encoding S8 family serine peptidase — protein: MPVTITRNPLTLALLASSTLCLSMLTGNPDEPTLLQQLQQSQIPKTETGVMDFLQQYPTYDGRDVVIAIFDTGVDPEAPGMQVTSTGERKLLNLYDASGAGDVDTRTQVQANDQGQLTGLTGRTLTLPEQLHQSEQTFHIGVKYGKELFRSAVWQRLMAYRVEHMHQRAQQQRASFLRNQPATPEVGTGPDALESQALASEFDHYVDSLAKLDKGPFYDCVLWQDGEQWQVIVDTDEDGDLRDEMVLRPFGIAGEWAQFPDPVAVNFAVQVFESGNRLSIVTTSGSHGTHVASIAAAHHPDNPAFDGIAPGAKILSIRMGDVRIGGSSTYMGESLAVAIAAQYQVDIMNASWGGQSFHQDGSSWGVKLYDLLARKYGVTAFVSAGNDGPALSTLGSPGGEAQQVIGVGAHVSPEMGKLLYGVIGETRSTPFMFSSRGPARNGDMGVDILAPGAAIAALGRDSLESHSLYNGTSMAAPSAAGVGALLISAAKQEGLRTSPARLRYALMNSAQMLDSEPPFAQGAGLIHATGAWQHLRSHQAIDALDLNYQIEVSGNAYADGPGVYLRSDASRFSGRRSVRMNLQPAFPDSLDTSSQYALNLFLKARTAPSWLNFPEGMQLTNGGKVIRPQIDFDLLNQQVGPSGAVHHHTLELELADAPDAGPLIRIPFTVVQSAPVAAQRIFPEQSFSLESSRSHTRFLTPPDGVRQLSLTVTRTSEPGVEKLFVMHALSLVAHEDIEHFENREYFTLKPGDTQTFEIPVRPGLPLELTLHQVWSYDESTSLQWSGQWRSAITEPQSLVLLDNGSPSRVMLESRFDSRFDLEASIDRAAFSLVPESTRISPFDRRGTRPGGERDADEQPSFQLEQVAFLSLDAPLEVEFQVVQFATEFEAGGGIITVYDEEGFPVGTDLAPSDPEEKLKLPKGKNRLVRQFISPDIEVLERLKPLPFVFTAPIEKQSVALSVGLSGYSGGRTHNSVSLKPDRSEWLVMRLPDPLKSDKLPAALNHYLGTLTIKEGDVSVNSIELVALRADSATPSKSESTSSTPSTAETLKQAVYDQQLAFLKESRKDFSAAIQSERNSLLKELSRNSTDPRIWLEEVYSLAIDAELIDPWFAGADSHEFTHTPVSPPANKLRTFQRRIEQLIQDCEPAKVAEYLGAKPVIDDPDSVLGKAEAERLKQFQNLSHYLREAQLIATQASLKLGDPSQARSAWNESRRWNHGESKTLDNLASRLEILLLWKEGYPARAHERLRPLLEQSASDALLESWQHAIQEKLGWTLASDLESLYDQISTEHLDPA
- a CDS encoding glycoside hydrolase family 71/99-like protein; its protein translation is MSKVARWKVAGAALLLLSGVLQAQLRHSEGSAFPSYEGRVMAGYQAWFRAPGDGSGRGWVHWGAHGQFSEASACTVDFWPDVSEYSQTYETDFRLVDGSAARVFSSYDFSTVDTHFRWMREYAIDGVFLQRFFPTAAGRAVDADPDKVVRNVVQAAEKHGRAFAIMYDLSGLRPGQDDCDTLIEDWKRLVDELRLTSRGEDQTYLYHRGGPLVAIWGVGFPDRSYDIREIRLEAFIDFLKNDPEYGGCSVMLGVPTYFRELHTDSVADPYLHRLIESADIVMPWMVLRFSSVLHAEVQRYHTHILQDRAWCEQRGLDYVPVVYPGMSWYNLSIFENRPHQQLNAIPRVQGHHYWMLIDTAINSGARMLYAAMFDEVDEGTAIFKCTDDVPVSNRWKFATFEGTGSDYYLRLTGLAAESLRQRLQSVPAP
- the hemC gene encoding hydroxymethylbilane synthase, which gives rise to MKSLIRIATRKSPLAQRQADLVMQAITSLRPDVRCEKVLITTSGDKRQSWSLSEKGGKGLFTKEIEDALLEGDSDLAVHSSKDLPTDMPEGLEIRGFLPREDARDVWVLRKGLTDGYPREIATSSPRRRAQAKSFCPNAVWSEIRGNVDTRLNKVANGTTEATFLAAAGLNRLGIHEWEGVEFRPLPFKVMVPAVGQGAIALQTRVGDLAWLESLCCEATRLAVTLERSLLFEMEGGCQTAMGAHFDGNAFHLFHEDWGHHTLEPTAENLREPAPYVRSILERFRETSA
- a CDS encoding oligopeptide transporter, OPT family; the encoded protein is MSHPRAPLQPLIPGHVSMPSFTLKALILGMLLSMILAAANAYIGLLVGMTVSASIPAAAAAMGVFRLFRKSNILEANLVQTSASAGESLVAGVIFTIPALVMMGAWQGYEYLPIVAISLIGGLLGVAFTIPLRRALIVESDLIFPEGVATAEVLKTGGISRGGDEDEPRDTGFKWLVQSCSIGAIFKVLESGFRVIAADVGAVQAVAGGKLLLMGGITMSPALIAIGYIVGSNIASMIFIGGAIGTLIGVPLNWMWNADRLLLENGFSAGVAWSSLDADAWMLLAEASWQDCRRIGVGAMLVGGLWSLLILIKPVWLGIAGSFRAHREERSGGARMERTERDTPMPVVLWFSLLSMVPTYFIFLWALQDYDGKLWVAGLMTALMAFFGFVFSAVAGYIAGLVGSSNSPISGVTIATVVVASVILFKVMGNEGPLAIVGPMAVMYLAGFICSAASIAGDNMQDLKCGQILGATPWVQQVFQVVGVVASALVIPLTLEILDKGHGIGRAVREGAPFLAAPQASLMKDISTGIFGAGINWNYIALGCLLAVGLILLDQWQRIRGRSFRFPVLAVAVGIYLPLNLSVPIFIGGWLMHWVKSRVAYTQEGEAQQVENRGLLLASGLITGEALTGVVIAIVAVLVPSIFPGVWSHASSLAIIAMAAIMVYLVRTTLKARS